The proteins below come from a single Leifsonia sp. 1010 genomic window:
- a CDS encoding histidine kinase N-terminal domain-containing protein, with amino-acid sequence MSTLSDLVHAHGRSSEEDVEWLHGLVGDWQLLADLAFADIVLWVPTADDDFVAVAHARPSSAATLFYRDFVGQRIKPEWRQQVTDAYRSKQIIDTSAPDWYEETPTRVRAVPVIRRLTVHSPDTAPEPVAVITRHTNLSEARTPSRQELTFNECANDLFNMIATGDFPDLGAPAAPRRGAPRAADGLIRLDVDGVTTFASPNALSAFNRMGFTGELEGESLATVTTGLLAGTITVDESLPLVVTGRAPWRTDIEARGVTVSLRAIPIRNRGERVGAIVLCRDVSEQRHQERELITKDATIREIHHRVKNNLQTVASLLRIQARRTHSEEAREALSQAMRRVAAIAVVHDTLSTGLAQIVDFDDVFDRVLLLVAEVAASHTTTVHPKKSGTFGQLPSEYATPLALALTELVTNAVEHGLAGREGEVEIVAHRSEESLTVKVVDNGSGLPEGKVGTGLGTQIVRTLIQGELGGAIDWHTMMGQGTEVTIEVPLRYLSKI; translated from the coding sequence ATGTCCACCCTCAGCGATCTCGTCCACGCTCACGGCCGCTCCTCGGAAGAGGACGTCGAGTGGCTGCACGGCCTCGTCGGCGACTGGCAGCTCCTCGCCGACCTCGCTTTCGCGGACATCGTGCTCTGGGTGCCGACCGCCGATGACGACTTCGTCGCGGTGGCCCATGCCCGCCCTTCCTCGGCGGCCACGCTCTTCTATCGCGACTTCGTCGGTCAGCGCATCAAGCCCGAGTGGCGCCAGCAGGTGACCGATGCTTATCGGTCGAAGCAGATCATCGACACATCGGCGCCGGATTGGTACGAAGAGACGCCGACCCGGGTGCGCGCCGTTCCCGTGATCCGCCGCCTGACCGTGCACTCCCCGGACACCGCGCCGGAGCCGGTGGCCGTGATCACGCGCCACACCAACCTGAGCGAGGCGCGTACGCCGAGCCGCCAGGAGCTGACGTTCAACGAGTGCGCCAACGATCTATTCAATATGATCGCCACCGGCGACTTCCCGGACCTCGGTGCCCCGGCTGCGCCTCGCCGAGGGGCGCCTCGCGCGGCTGACGGTCTCATCCGTCTCGACGTCGACGGTGTCACCACCTTCGCCAGCCCTAACGCGCTGAGCGCCTTCAACCGCATGGGTTTCACCGGCGAGCTGGAGGGGGAGTCGCTCGCCACGGTGACGACCGGACTCCTCGCCGGCACCATCACCGTCGACGAGTCCCTGCCGCTGGTGGTGACCGGCCGCGCCCCCTGGCGCACCGACATCGAGGCCCGCGGGGTCACGGTGTCGCTCCGCGCCATCCCCATCCGGAACCGCGGTGAGCGCGTCGGGGCCATCGTGCTCTGCCGCGACGTCTCGGAGCAGCGCCACCAGGAGCGCGAGCTGATCACGAAGGATGCGACCATCCGCGAGATCCACCACCGGGTGAAGAACAACCTCCAGACCGTGGCGTCCCTCCTGCGCATCCAGGCGCGCCGGACGCACTCGGAGGAGGCGCGGGAGGCCCTCAGCCAGGCCATGCGCCGGGTCGCCGCCATCGCCGTCGTTCACGACACGCTGTCGACCGGGCTCGCACAGATCGTCGACTTCGACGACGTGTTCGACCGTGTGCTGCTGCTGGTGGCCGAGGTCGCGGCGAGCCACACCACGACCGTGCACCCCAAGAAGTCGGGCACCTTCGGTCAGTTGCCGTCGGAGTACGCGACGCCGCTCGCATTGGCGCTCACGGAGCTCGTGACCAATGCGGTCGAACACGGGCTGGCCGGGCGCGAAGGAGAGGTCGAGATCGTCGCCCACCGGTCCGAGGAGTCGCTGACCGTGAAGGTCGTCGACAACGGCTCGGGCCTCCCGGAGGGCAAGGTCGGAACGGGTCTCGGGACGCAGATCGTGCGCACCCTCATCCAGGGCGAGCTCGGTGGTGCGATCGACTGGCACACGATGATGGGACAGGGCACCGAGGTGACCATCGAGGTCCCATTGCGCTACCTCAGCAAGATCTGA
- the hpf gene encoding ribosome hibernation-promoting factor, HPF/YfiA family yields the protein MDINIIGRNLGITDRFREYATEKSEKVAHLAERAISFEIKVSRHNEKLGSQNGDDRVELTLVGPKAVVRSEATGQDKYAAFDIALGKLLERVRRAKDRRKVHRGQHRPTSLREASTDGFSAVGLAAAPVAVLDQVRTGALPAVSDETEEKSEAEEEYCPVVIRKKVFASVPMTVDDALYYMELVGHDFYLFVDQETMRPSVVYRRKGWDYGVISLDEEAEELQEVATAARKLG from the coding sequence ATGGACATCAACATCATCGGACGCAACCTGGGTATCACTGATCGCTTCCGGGAGTACGCCACCGAGAAATCCGAGAAAGTGGCGCACCTGGCCGAGAGGGCGATCTCGTTCGAGATCAAGGTCAGCAGGCACAACGAGAAGCTGGGAAGCCAGAACGGCGATGACCGCGTCGAGTTGACGCTCGTCGGTCCGAAGGCGGTCGTGCGGTCGGAGGCGACCGGACAGGACAAGTACGCGGCCTTCGACATCGCGCTCGGCAAGCTCCTCGAACGGGTGCGGCGCGCGAAGGACCGACGGAAGGTCCATCGTGGTCAGCACAGACCGACCTCGTTGCGTGAGGCGAGCACCGACGGTTTCAGCGCGGTCGGCCTCGCGGCGGCACCTGTCGCAGTGCTGGACCAGGTGAGAACCGGCGCACTGCCCGCCGTGTCCGATGAGACGGAGGAGAAATCGGAGGCGGAGGAGGAGTACTGCCCCGTCGTCATCCGAAAGAAGGTCTTCGCCTCCGTACCGATGACCGTGGACGACGCTCTGTATTACATGGAGCTCGTCGGCCACGACTTCTATCTGTTCGTCGACCAGGAAACCATGCGCCCCAGCGTCGTCTACCGGCGCAAGGGCTGGGATTACGGCGTGATCTCGCTCGACGAGGAGGCCGAAGAGCTGCAGGAGGTCGCGACCGCGGCACGCAAGCTGGGCTGA
- the bla gene encoding class A beta-lactamase has protein sequence MTLRPIRSLTALAIAVVALTGCSATGVAAPSTSPHSSSPHSTPTRTADPRSEAAARALAELESQYGATLGVYAVDTGTGRSVGYRQNDRFAYASTSKVLLAGAVLARSSDEQLDATVPYTSDDLVSYSPVTETMAGVGMPLRDIIAAALQKSDNTAANLLFRQLGGPAELEKSLRALGDETTEVERTEPDLNEAAPGDPRDTSTPRALAADLRAYALGDELPADRRKLLVDDMTGNATGDPLIRAGAPSGWTVSDKSGAASYGTRNDIAVLTSPGHAPVVMVVLSRKADKDAAYDNALIADTAKVVSTALGL, from the coding sequence ATGACCCTTCGCCCGATCCGCTCCCTCACAGCGCTCGCGATCGCCGTCGTCGCGCTCACCGGCTGTTCCGCCACCGGTGTCGCGGCGCCGTCGACGTCGCCCCATTCGTCGTCGCCCCACTCGACGCCGACGCGCACGGCCGATCCACGGTCCGAGGCGGCGGCGCGCGCGCTGGCTGAACTGGAGTCGCAGTACGGGGCGACCCTCGGCGTCTACGCCGTGGACACCGGCACGGGCCGATCGGTCGGCTACCGCCAGAACGACCGCTTCGCGTACGCGTCGACCTCGAAGGTGCTGCTCGCCGGCGCGGTGCTCGCGCGGTCTTCGGACGAGCAGCTGGATGCCACGGTTCCGTACACCAGCGACGATCTCGTCTCCTACTCGCCCGTCACCGAGACCATGGCGGGCGTCGGGATGCCGCTGCGCGACATCATCGCGGCAGCGCTGCAGAAGAGCGACAACACCGCGGCGAACCTGCTCTTCCGCCAACTCGGCGGACCGGCCGAACTCGAGAAGTCACTCCGTGCGCTGGGCGACGAGACGACGGAGGTCGAGCGCACCGAGCCTGACCTCAACGAGGCCGCTCCGGGCGACCCGCGGGACACCAGCACTCCCCGCGCCCTCGCCGCCGATCTGCGGGCGTACGCTCTCGGCGACGAACTCCCTGCAGACAGGCGGAAGCTCCTCGTGGACGACATGACCGGGAACGCCACGGGCGATCCGCTCATCCGGGCCGGGGCCCCGAGCGGGTGGACGGTGTCCGACAAGTCCGGCGCCGCGTCGTACGGAACGCGAAACGACATCGCGGTGCTGACGTCACCGGGTCACGCTCCTGTCGTGATGGTCGTCCTCTCCCGAAAAGCGGACAAGGACGCCGCTTACGACAACGCGCTGATCGCGGACACCGCGAAGGTCGTGTCGACGGCGCTGGGGCTCTGA
- a CDS encoding DUF1684 domain-containing protein yields the protein MSGIVTDISTQTSASSATIERARAGWDAWRANRLSSVTAPTGNLALIETRWLQEGDTTTPEEALAGHPATVTATELTRRSLETGEVERGIRLWDAASPAIRDFDTIEVFPFDPSWVIEATFTPVSDDRTIPFEHIRDNGLTRELVVPGDITFEREGVAYTLSAFDDDGTLLLVFGDPTNGAEGEDGTYASGRFLFVEHADDHVVLDFNRAFVPPCGFSDQYNCPLPPRNNRFPVAVTAGEKRVTFRGGARH from the coding sequence ATGTCCGGCATCGTGACTGATATCTCCACACAGACCTCCGCTTCCTCCGCGACCATCGAGCGCGCCCGCGCAGGCTGGGACGCCTGGCGCGCGAACCGCCTGAGCAGCGTGACGGCGCCCACCGGCAACCTCGCCCTCATCGAGACGCGGTGGCTGCAGGAGGGCGACACCACGACTCCGGAGGAGGCCCTGGCCGGCCATCCGGCGACGGTAACCGCGACAGAGCTCACGCGCCGCAGCCTGGAGACCGGCGAGGTCGAGCGCGGCATCCGGCTCTGGGACGCCGCATCCCCCGCCATCCGCGACTTCGACACTATCGAGGTCTTCCCGTTCGACCCCAGCTGGGTCATCGAGGCGACGTTCACGCCCGTCAGCGACGACCGGACCATTCCGTTCGAGCACATCCGCGACAACGGGCTGACCCGCGAGCTCGTGGTGCCCGGCGACATCACGTTCGAGCGGGAGGGCGTTGCGTACACGCTAAGCGCCTTCGACGACGACGGGACGCTGCTCCTGGTCTTCGGCGACCCGACCAACGGCGCCGAGGGGGAGGACGGGACCTACGCGTCCGGCCGCTTCCTCTTCGTCGAGCACGCCGACGACCACGTCGTCCTCGACTTCAACCGCGCCTTCGTGCCGCCGTGCGGATTCTCGGACCAGTACAACTGTCCGCTGCCGCCGCGCAACAATCGTTTCCCCGTCGCGGTCACCGCGGGGGAGAAGCGCGTCACCTTCCGCGGCGGCGCACGCCACTGA
- a CDS encoding phosphoribosyltransferase family protein, which translates to MTAHTLVRESLLDAAAIVLPVRCAGCRRPDRSLCDECEAELRPVTRLDAVGEIPVWSALSYEGVARRVLLAYKDGGRVDVVRALARALRSAVAEAQRQAARGGPGAGGGAALLPVLIPSTRSAWRRRGYHPSRSVLARAHILVPPLWRALRLSRQTADQAGLNVEQRSGNRRGSFVASKRLAGRTCLIVDDIVTSGATIAEAARAIQAAGGRVAGAAAIARTPLRAGGRLQGAPSRPRGDAVCFPVS; encoded by the coding sequence ATGACAGCTCACACCCTGGTCCGTGAATCCCTCCTCGACGCCGCCGCGATCGTCCTCCCCGTGCGATGCGCCGGGTGCCGTCGCCCCGATCGATCGCTCTGCGACGAGTGCGAAGCGGAGTTACGACCGGTCACCCGCCTCGACGCAGTGGGCGAGATCCCGGTCTGGTCGGCGCTGAGCTACGAGGGCGTCGCCCGACGCGTGTTGCTCGCTTACAAAGACGGCGGGCGAGTGGATGTGGTGCGAGCGCTGGCGCGCGCCCTGCGTTCCGCGGTGGCAGAAGCGCAACGGCAGGCCGCGCGGGGTGGACCGGGTGCCGGCGGAGGCGCCGCGTTGCTGCCGGTGCTGATCCCCTCCACCCGATCCGCGTGGCGCCGCAGGGGCTATCACCCGAGCCGCTCGGTGCTCGCCCGCGCGCACATCCTGGTGCCACCGCTCTGGCGGGCGCTTCGACTTTCGCGTCAGACGGCCGACCAGGCAGGGCTGAACGTGGAGCAGAGGTCCGGCAACCGGCGCGGCAGCTTTGTGGCCTCGAAGCGGTTGGCGGGCCGCACCTGCCTGATCGTGGACGACATCGTCACGTCCGGGGCGACCATCGCCGAAGCGGCACGAGCGATTCAGGCCGCGGGTGGCCGCGTAGCGGGCGCGGCAGCGATCGCGCGGACGCCGCTCCGAGCCGGAGGACGTCTTCAGGGAGCACCCAGCAGACCCAGGGGGGATGCCGTATGTTTTCCGGTTTCTTAA
- a CDS encoding alpha/beta fold hydrolase: MRTVIVPGIGGSDSEHWQSIWESRHPEMRRIEPSSWDEPDADDWSGALDRAVDGGRAILVAHSLGCLLAVRWSHLRPENVAGLFLVAAPDPAGPRFPREAESFSAGLDVTPAVPVLMITSDDDPYCSPERAEQFAAQWGAVSVSLGPRGHLNSANNLGGWDEGANLLTAFTAGIQSPPRPGRSNVGAEQVACL, translated from the coding sequence ATGCGAACAGTCATCGTGCCGGGCATCGGAGGCTCGGACAGCGAGCATTGGCAATCGATCTGGGAGTCCCGTCATCCCGAAATGCGACGCATCGAGCCGTCCTCCTGGGACGAACCCGATGCGGATGACTGGTCCGGAGCGCTCGATCGTGCGGTCGACGGGGGACGGGCGATCCTCGTCGCGCACAGCCTCGGCTGCCTGCTTGCTGTCCGCTGGTCGCACCTCCGCCCCGAGAACGTCGCCGGCCTGTTCCTGGTGGCAGCCCCGGATCCGGCAGGTCCGCGGTTCCCCCGGGAGGCGGAGTCGTTCTCGGCGGGGCTCGATGTCACGCCCGCCGTCCCCGTCCTCATGATCACCAGCGATGACGACCCGTACTGCTCGCCGGAGCGTGCGGAGCAGTTCGCGGCTCAGTGGGGTGCGGTCAGCGTCTCGCTCGGCCCACGCGGACACCTCAACTCGGCGAACAACCTCGGTGGGTGGGACGAAGGAGCCAACCTCCTGACCGCGTTCACCGCCGGCATCCAGAGTCCTCCCAGGCCGGGCAGGTCGAACGTCGGGGCGGAGCAAGTAGCATGTCTCTAG
- a CDS encoding Rv3235 family protein, giving the protein MEILAGARPLDQIGRWVSDSVYVHLLRRTMLTVQARTTAAENPLRPRMTIGDPLLAFPVEGVVEAVVMVHQPGRSRAVAIRLERHRARWRASAINVL; this is encoded by the coding sequence GTGGAGATCCTCGCGGGCGCGCGTCCGCTCGATCAGATCGGCCGCTGGGTGAGCGACTCGGTCTATGTCCATCTCTTGCGCCGCACCATGCTCACCGTCCAGGCACGCACCACCGCGGCCGAGAACCCGCTCCGGCCGCGCATGACCATCGGCGACCCGCTCCTGGCGTTTCCTGTCGAGGGCGTCGTCGAAGCGGTCGTCATGGTCCATCAGCCCGGTCGCTCCCGGGCCGTGGCAATCCGGTTGGAGCGTCACCGTGCCCGGTGGCGCGCCAGTGCCATCAACGTCCTCTAG
- a CDS encoding LpqB family beta-propeller domain-containing protein, protein MSGRRRSWGVRAAVASATALVLVALAACASIPDSGPVRQGAPVAQVNDPLDLDFNPSPPEKGASQQRIVQGFIDAASSPKNNFAIAREYLTRSMAANWNPDESVTVDDGRNRSYDDQGSLWRVEVTPVANIDAVGAFHPVGSTAPVGLNYQLVRENGEWRISVAPDGVVIDDPTFRAVYTQQTLYFYSPGYAYLVPDARWFPARVASAATRVASSLLAGPVPWLTGAVATAFPKGTQLAVPSVTTAGGVARVDLSSEAAQADPTQLQRMQFQLEQSLGSLAQSVQLSIEGNVQQVPSLSAAALPIRNPSVDSHPFVDRGDVFGPLNGDTVSALSGLSDKVASLHPSAITLSASRDQAAVLSQAGVYSVRKNGDPVRVDARPGLIGPSLDADGWVWSVPAATPNAIQVATATGAEPHAVTAVWPNATAILSLAVSRDGTRVAALLKTATGYSLMAAGIVRGGNTSPTSLTEPVELAVPTSEPRSAAWTSDLTIAVLSSTNGEATSIAQQTVGGEQTTTSGPAGGRTIVGASGLAPYVVLSADGTLLAPTGTGWQAQTDKVGAVAVQQGQP, encoded by the coding sequence ATGAGCGGGCGCAGGCGGTCGTGGGGCGTGCGTGCCGCGGTGGCGTCGGCGACCGCACTGGTGCTGGTGGCGCTCGCCGCGTGCGCGAGCATCCCGGACTCCGGACCCGTGCGGCAGGGCGCGCCGGTCGCGCAGGTCAACGACCCGCTCGACCTGGACTTCAACCCGTCGCCGCCCGAGAAGGGCGCGAGCCAGCAGCGGATCGTCCAGGGCTTCATCGATGCCGCGTCCAGCCCCAAGAACAACTTCGCCATCGCCCGTGAGTACCTGACACGGTCCATGGCGGCCAACTGGAACCCGGACGAGTCGGTCACCGTCGACGACGGGCGCAACCGCAGCTATGACGACCAGGGCTCGCTGTGGCGCGTGGAGGTGACCCCCGTCGCCAACATCGACGCCGTCGGCGCGTTCCATCCCGTCGGGAGCACGGCCCCGGTCGGTCTGAACTACCAGCTGGTCAGGGAGAACGGGGAGTGGCGCATCTCGGTCGCGCCCGACGGCGTGGTGATCGACGATCCCACGTTCCGCGCCGTCTACACGCAGCAGACCCTGTACTTCTACAGCCCCGGTTACGCCTACCTCGTCCCGGACGCGCGCTGGTTCCCGGCGCGGGTGGCATCGGCCGCGACGCGGGTCGCGAGCTCACTGCTCGCCGGACCGGTGCCGTGGCTGACCGGGGCGGTGGCGACCGCGTTCCCGAAGGGGACCCAGCTCGCCGTGCCCTCGGTGACGACCGCGGGCGGCGTGGCCCGGGTCGACCTCAGCTCCGAAGCGGCCCAGGCCGATCCGACCCAACTGCAGCGGATGCAGTTCCAGCTCGAGCAGTCCCTCGGCAGCCTGGCGCAGAGCGTCCAGCTCTCGATCGAGGGCAATGTCCAGCAGGTCCCGTCGCTCAGCGCCGCTGCTCTGCCCATCCGGAATCCGTCCGTCGATTCGCATCCGTTCGTCGATCGCGGAGACGTGTTCGGCCCGCTCAACGGCGACACCGTCAGCGCATTGAGCGGCCTCAGCGACAAGGTCGCGTCGTTGCACCCGTCGGCGATCACCCTCAGCGCTTCCCGTGATCAGGCCGCAGTGCTGTCGCAGGCGGGCGTGTATTCGGTGCGCAAGAACGGCGATCCGGTGCGGGTGGATGCGCGGCCCGGCCTCATCGGACCGTCGCTCGACGCCGACGGCTGGGTCTGGTCGGTGCCCGCTGCCACGCCCAACGCCATCCAGGTCGCCACAGCCACCGGCGCCGAGCCGCACGCCGTCACGGCCGTCTGGCCGAACGCGACCGCCATCCTCTCGCTCGCGGTCTCCCGCGACGGCACCCGTGTCGCAGCGCTCCTCAAGACCGCGACCGGCTACTCGCTCATGGCCGCGGGGATCGTGCGCGGCGGCAACACGTCGCCCACCTCTCTGACCGAACCGGTCGAGCTCGCGGTGCCGACATCGGAGCCCCGATCGGCCGCATGGACCAGCGACCTCACCATCGCGGTGCTCAGCTCGACGAACGGCGAAGCCACCAGCATCGCGCAGCAGACGGTCGGCGGCGAGCAGACGACGACGTCCGGTCCGGCCGGCGGCCGCACGATCGTCGGAGCGTCGGGGCTGGCTCCCTACGTCGTCCTCAGCGCGGACGGTACGCTCCTGGCGCCGACCGGCACGGGCTGGCAGGCGCAGACCGACAAGGTGGGCGCCGTGGCGGTGCAGCAGGGGCAGCCCTAG
- a CDS encoding WhiB family transcriptional regulator, with protein MDWRDKAACLTADPELFFPVGNTGPAVDQIDKAKAVCARCTVTEICLQYALETGQDSGVWGGLSEDERRALKRRAARARRAS; from the coding sequence ATGGATTGGCGCGACAAAGCCGCCTGCCTCACCGCGGACCCCGAGCTTTTCTTCCCGGTGGGCAACACCGGCCCTGCGGTCGACCAGATCGACAAGGCCAAGGCGGTCTGCGCACGCTGCACCGTGACCGAGATCTGCCTGCAGTACGCCCTCGAGACCGGTCAGGACTCGGGTGTCTGGGGCGGTCTCTCCGAGGACGAGCGCCGCGCTCTCAAGCGCCGCGCCGCGCGCGCACGCCGCGCGTCCTGA
- the secA gene encoding preprotein translocase subunit SecA, with protein sequence MASVLEKVLRVGEGRTLRRLEAYAKAVNALEDDFSELTDEELAHETVELRERYGNGESLDDLLPEAFAAVREAAKRTLGMRHFDVQIMGGAALHLGNIAEMKTGEGKTLVATTAAYLNAIASRGVHIVTVNDYLASYQSELMGRVFRALGMTTGVILAGQTPEERREQYAADITYGTNNEFGFDYLRDNMAWQASDMVQRGHFFAIVDEVDSILIDEARTPLIISGPSSGEANRWFNEFANLAKRLTPDVDYEVDEKKRTVGVLEPGIEKVEDYLGIDNLYESANTPLISFLNNAIKANALFKRDKDYVVMNGEVLIVDEHTGRILVGRRYNEGIHQAIEAKEGVEVKAENQTLATVTLQNYFRLYKKLSGMTGTAETEAAEFMSTYKLGVVPIPTNKPMQRIDQSDLVYKNEKAKFDQVVEDIVKRHEKGQPVLVGTTSVEKSEYLSRLLAKRGVRHEVLNAKNHAREAAIVAQAGRLGAVTVATNMAGRGTDIMLGGNSEFLAVAEMNARGLSPVETPDEYEAAWEGVFENVKAQVAEEAEKVIEAGGLYVLGTERHESRRIDNQLRGRSGRQGDPGESRFYLSLTDDLMRLFNAGAAESLMGRSSVPDDMAIESKVVSRAIRSAQSQVEARNAEIRKNVLKYDDVLNRQREAIYSDRRHVLEGDDLHERVQQFLTDVIDDILDQHTGEGSGDDWDFDALWAELKTLYPIGVSIDEVISEAGNKGRINRDFMRREILSDARIAYQRREESLGAPAMRELERRVVLSVIDRRWRDHLYEMDYLKDGIGLRAMAQRDPLVEYQREGYAMFQQMMGAIREETIGFLFNLEVEVNQAPGEVEAPAVAAKGLARGESDTKLSYSAPAEQGGVEVRNQRGQLEQAATARAQRAAQQQAAAPAAPPAQASNQRGAFGQRVESSDDAAPVNRAERRAQAKKR encoded by the coding sequence GTGGCCTCAGTTCTTGAAAAGGTCCTCCGTGTTGGCGAGGGCCGTACCCTCCGTCGGCTGGAGGCGTACGCGAAGGCGGTCAACGCCCTCGAAGACGACTTCAGCGAACTCACCGATGAGGAACTCGCGCACGAGACCGTCGAGCTGCGCGAGCGCTACGGCAACGGCGAATCCCTCGACGACCTGCTCCCCGAGGCGTTCGCGGCCGTCCGCGAGGCGGCCAAGCGCACCCTCGGGATGCGTCACTTCGACGTGCAGATCATGGGCGGCGCGGCGCTCCACCTCGGCAACATCGCCGAGATGAAGACCGGTGAGGGCAAGACCCTCGTGGCGACCACGGCGGCCTACCTCAACGCCATCGCCAGCCGCGGGGTCCACATCGTCACCGTCAACGACTACTTGGCGAGCTACCAGTCCGAGCTGATGGGTCGCGTGTTCCGCGCCCTCGGGATGACGACCGGCGTGATCCTCGCCGGCCAGACCCCCGAGGAGCGCCGCGAGCAGTACGCGGCCGACATCACCTACGGCACCAACAACGAGTTCGGCTTCGACTACTTGCGCGACAACATGGCCTGGCAGGCGAGCGACATGGTGCAGCGCGGCCACTTCTTCGCGATCGTGGACGAGGTCGACTCGATCCTCATCGACGAGGCCCGCACGCCGCTCATCATCTCTGGCCCGTCCTCCGGCGAGGCGAACCGCTGGTTCAACGAGTTCGCGAACCTGGCGAAGCGCCTCACGCCCGACGTGGACTACGAGGTGGATGAGAAGAAGCGCACCGTCGGTGTGCTCGAGCCGGGCATCGAGAAGGTCGAGGACTACCTCGGCATCGACAACCTCTACGAGTCGGCCAACACCCCGCTCATCTCGTTCCTCAACAACGCCATCAAGGCGAACGCGCTGTTCAAGCGCGACAAGGACTACGTGGTGATGAACGGCGAGGTGCTCATCGTCGACGAGCACACCGGCCGCATCCTGGTGGGGCGCCGCTACAACGAGGGCATCCACCAGGCGATCGAGGCGAAGGAGGGCGTGGAGGTCAAGGCCGAAAACCAGACCCTCGCCACCGTCACGCTGCAGAACTACTTCCGTCTCTACAAGAAGCTCTCCGGCATGACCGGTACGGCCGAGACCGAGGCCGCCGAGTTCATGAGCACCTACAAGCTCGGCGTCGTGCCCATCCCGACCAACAAGCCGATGCAGCGCATCGACCAGTCCGACCTCGTCTACAAGAACGAGAAGGCGAAGTTCGACCAGGTGGTCGAGGACATCGTGAAGCGTCACGAGAAGGGCCAGCCGGTACTGGTCGGCACCACCTCGGTCGAGAAGAGCGAGTACCTCTCGCGTCTGCTCGCCAAGCGCGGCGTCCGCCACGAGGTCCTGAACGCCAAGAACCACGCGCGCGAGGCCGCGATCGTCGCCCAGGCGGGGCGTCTCGGTGCCGTCACCGTCGCCACCAACATGGCCGGCCGTGGCACCGACATCATGCTCGGCGGCAACTCCGAGTTCCTCGCCGTCGCGGAGATGAACGCCCGCGGCTTGTCGCCGGTCGAGACGCCGGACGAGTACGAGGCCGCCTGGGAGGGCGTCTTCGAGAACGTCAAGGCGCAGGTCGCCGAGGAGGCGGAGAAGGTCATCGAGGCCGGCGGTCTCTATGTGCTCGGCACCGAGCGTCACGAGTCCCGGCGCATCGACAACCAGCTCCGCGGTCGTTCCGGCCGCCAGGGCGACCCGGGCGAGAGTCGGTTCTACCTGTCGCTCACGGACGACCTGATGCGTCTGTTCAACGCGGGCGCGGCGGAGAGCCTCATGGGCCGCAGCAGCGTCCCGGACGACATGGCCATCGAGTCGAAGGTCGTCAGCCGTGCCATCCGCAGCGCGCAGTCGCAGGTCGAGGCCCGCAACGCCGAGATCCGCAAGAACGTGCTCAAGTACGACGACGTGCTGAACCGTCAGCGCGAAGCGATCTACAGCGACCGCCGTCACGTGCTCGAGGGCGACGACCTCCACGAGCGTGTGCAGCAGTTCCTCACCGACGTGATCGACGACATCCTCGACCAGCACACCGGCGAGGGCAGCGGCGACGATTGGGACTTCGACGCCCTGTGGGCCGAGCTCAAGACCCTCTACCCGATCGGTGTCAGCATCGACGAGGTCATCTCGGAGGCCGGCAACAAGGGCAGGATCAACCGCGACTTCATGCGCCGTGAGATCCTCTCGGACGCGCGGATCGCCTACCAGCGTCGCGAGGAGTCGCTGGGCGCCCCCGCGATGCGCGAGCTGGAGCGACGCGTCGTGCTCTCGGTCATCGACCGCCGCTGGCGCGACCACCTCTACGAGATGGACTACCTGAAGGACGGCATCGGCCTCCGTGCGATGGCTCAGCGCGACCCGCTGGTCGAGTACCAGCGCGAGGGCTACGCCATGTTCCAGCAGATGATGGGCGCCATCCGCGAGGAGACCATCGGCTTCCTGTTCAACCTGGAGGTCGAAGTCAATCAGGCTCCTGGCGAGGTCGAGGCTCCTGCGGTCGCCGCGAAGGGTCTCGCGCGGGGCGAGAGCGACACGAAGCTCAGCTACTCGGCTCCGGCCGAGCAGGGCGGCGTCGAGGTGCGCAACCAGCGCGGACAGCTGGAGCAGGCCGCGACCGCGCGTGCTCAGCGCGCCGCGCAGCAGCAGGCGGCCGCACCGGCCGCTCCGCCCGCGCAGGCGTCGAACCAGCGCGGGGCCTTCGGCCAGCGTGTCGAGTCCTCCGACGATGCGGCTCCCGTGAACCGTGCGGAACGTCGCGCGCAGGCGAAGAAGCGCTGA